TTCCGCACCGACATCGGCAAGTAGTAAATCACCAGGTTGCAAAGAATGGTGATACTGCTCATTATGCAGAACTTCGCCATGAACGGTGACAATACTGTTGTAGGAAGTAGTCATGTTATGGGCGATGATAACTGCTTCCATCGCTGCCCGCACTTCTGCTTCTATTTTGGCGCTAGTTGTAGCACGCATACCAGCTTTATGCGCTTCGACGGTGACAGCAGCGGCTTTTCTTAACTCAATTAATGCGGCTTCGTCGTGGGTGAGACGCACTGTAACAATTGCTTTGGCTAACTCTAAGTCAATTCCGGCTGGCTGAATTTGCGGTAAGACTAATCTATCCAACAGTTGCGATTGTTGCGTCCAAGTACCTGCATCTTGCACGGCAATTGTTGCCGCACCTTCTACTGATAATTCTAATTCCACCATTGGTTTAGCAACATCGGCGCCAATTTTCTGGGCGATTTCTTCACGCATAGGCATTTCTCCATGCCATAAAGCGCTACTAGGTTTCGGATCGTCCATGAATAGTTCTAACTTGCCGGCTTCTAAGCGAATTACCGCATTTGGTAAGGCAAGTCCGGCAAAATAGAGGAAATGACTGCTAGCGCGAAAGGGAAAGACATTTGCTGGGAAGTTACGCGGATTAGTATTTCCTGACCAAAGAATTACCGGAAAATCAATTAGGGTGGCTAGTCGTTGTCTTCGCTGCCGTAGAGTATCGACAAGGGAGTTAGAAGTGTTTTGTATCAGCATTGGGCATTGGTAATAGGTAATTGGTAATAGGTAATTGGTAATAGGTAATTGGTAATTATTTTCCATCCTCCATGCCCGATTACCCATTATCCATTACCCATTCCCTAGTTTTTATCGTCGTCTTTGTCGTCGTCTTTATCGTCGTCTTTGTCGTCGTCTTTATCGTCTTTTTGGTCGTTGTTAGAACGGACAGGCTGTTGGTTAGTCTGATTATTGTACTGAGTATTTTGTTGATTTTGTTGCTGGGTTTGAGTCTGTGGCTTTGTTTCGTTGTCACCGCAGCTGACTAATCCCCCGGAGATTAGAGCTAAGTTGACAGCAGTGAAAATGCTGGCGATCGCCTTTATCCATAAGTTTCCGTTTTTATTTAACATTGCCTCAAACTCTTGGAGTTAGAATTACTAATCCTACAATACTGCGATCCCAGTTGTTGTTATCAAACTATTGACAAAGATATCAACTTGTGAATTTGTCACAATAGTTAAATAAACTTATTTTCAGGTTAAAAAATGTCTGCAAAAAATCAAGTAAAGTTGAGCAACACGCCAATCGGCGATTGGTCGATTGAGCAATTGCCGGGATTAAGTCAGGAAGAACTAGCCCAACTGCAAAACTGCGGTATTTGTACCACAAAAGCGCTCTTTCAACAAGGAAATACTCTCCAATCTAAAGTGGCGCTGGCAAATAAATTACAAGTTCATCTTCAGTATGTAAATAAATGGGTAGCTTTGGCGGATTTGGCTCGGATTCCGAGTGTGGGGACGCAATATTGCGGATTATTGCTTCATGCGGGTATTGGTTCAGTAGCGCAGTTGGCTGAAACTCCCACTCACAGATTGCATCAACAAATTATGCGTTTGCAGGTAGCAACCATGCAGCGACGAGATTTATGTCCAGCAATTGAGTTAGTGCAACAATGGTGTCAACAAGCAAAAACAGTTATGAGTTATAAGTTATGAGTTATGAGTTACGAGTTACGAATTTAATTTAACTCCTAACTCCTCACTTTTAACTCCTCACTTTTAATTCCTAACTCCTCACTTTTAACTCATCACTCTTTTACCAACACACCATTGAGGAATATATCAGCCAGTCCTTCTGCCATTTCTTTCATTTCTTGCGGGGAGGCATCAGGTTCCATCAAGGTATTATTGGAAAAACCTGCAACGGCAAACATTCCTAAAAAAACTTTGGCAACCAGTTTAGCATTCGTTTGGCGATAGATGCCTCTATCCATCGCGGTTTGAAAGAAAGCTTCGGCAACTGAGCTCATTTTATCAATCACTTCTAATTGAATGCGATCGCGCAAATCTGGGTGAAACTGCGCTTCCATAAAACAAACTCGCATCAAATCGACATTTTTGTGCATATTCCACATCCGCCGGCGCATCACCTGCGCGACAGCCTTATAACTGCCCATTTCACTCAATTCTGTGAGCAAATCTGTCAAAATCTCCACCCAGCCGTTAGTTGCTACCTCAATCAAAATCGCCTTTTTATTAGGAAAATGACGAAACAAAGTACCTTCAGCTACACCCGCTGCTTGTGCTAAATCGCGGGTAGTCGTACCGTCAAATCCCTGTGAAGCAAATAACCGCAGTGCCGCGCTTAAAATGCGGCTACGGGTTTGTGCTTCAGCTGGCGGGGAAGAATTAAAAACTCGCATAATAGTTACGGTAATGTTTCCGGAACAGGATTTGTAGCATTATTGTCTAACGTGAAGTATAAAAACCACAGAAAGCTTAATACAAGATTAACGCCCTGTTTGATTGGGCATTGGGAATTGGGAATTGGGAACGTGGTAATTGGTCATCGGGCATGGGACATTGATAATAATTCTTTCCCCTTTCCCCCTCTCCCATTCCCCATTCCCCATTCCCTAGTCCCTTTCATTTTTCCTTATGAAGCAGCTTAGTAACTTCTCACCAATTGTAGATTTTAGATTTTTCTCAGGCTCAAGCTTGAGAATACCGATTCGTCGGCTAGTTGTAACCCTTATTTTGCCAATCTTTTTTTGTTGGGGGTTGTTACCTGGAATTGTTTTCGCTAAACCGTCAACTCCACCACCTCCAACTTCGATTCAACCTTATTTAGATCGAGTAATTAAGGAATTGACGGAGTTTCGCCTTGATAATGGTATGAAGTTCATCGTTTTAGAACGCCATCAAGCGCCTGTAGTTTCTTTTCTTACTTACGCTGATGTCGGTGGCGTGGATGAGCCAAATGGAAAAACAGGCGTGGCTCACTTTCTAGAGCATTTGGCATTCAAGGGAACAACGTTTATTGGTACAAAAGACTACAAAACTGAGAAACCTTTACTCGACCGTTTGGATCAGCTAGCTAGCCAAATTAAAACAGCGAAAGCTGCTGGTAAACAAGATGAGATTGCTAAGTTATCCGCTGAATTTAAAAATGTGGAAGCACAAGCGGCTAAACTAGTTAACCAGAATGAGTTAGGGCGAATTGTCGAACAGTCGGGAGGTGTTGGTTTAAATGCGAATACTTCCACAGAAGCGACTCGTTATTTTTACAGCTTTCCTTCTAACAAGTTGGAATTGTGGATGTCTCTAGAGTCTGACAGATTTCTCGATCCTGTATTTCGCGAGTTTTATAAAGAAAAAGATGTAATTTTAGAGGAGCGACGCCTGCGGGTGGAAAACTCGCCTATCGGCTTGATGATGGAGAAGTTTAGCGATGCTGCTTATAAAGTACATCCTTACAGGCGTCCGGTGATTGGTTATGACGAAGATATCCGCAACCTAACACGGGAAGATGTGCGTAAATTTTTTGATACGTACTATGTACCGAGCAATTTAACGATCGCCATTGTCGGAGATGTCAAACCAAATCAGGTGAAACAACTAGCGCAAACTTACTTTGGACGCTTTCAAGCTAAATCCAAACCACAAACGCAAGTCCCGGTGGAACCTCCTCAAAAGCAAACGCGGGAAGTTACTTTAGAACTACGTTCGCAACCTTGGTATTTAGAAGGTTATCACCGTCCGGCAATTACTCATCCAGATAATGCAGTTTATGACATTATTGACAGTTTGTTGAGTAGTGGACGCACGTCGCGGTTGTATAAGTCTTTGGTCGAACAACAACGTTTGGCGCTTGGTGCCCAAGGTTTCAGCGGATATCCGGGAGATAAGTATCCTAATTTGATGTTGTTCTATGTTCTCACGGCTCCGGGTCACAATGTTGATGAGGTGGCGATCGCTTTAAGAAAGGAAATTGACTCTTTGAAAACTCAGCCTGTTTCCCCGATGGAGTTGGATCGAGTGAAGACGCAAGCACGAGCGGGTTTGTTGCGATCGCTTGATTCTAATATGGGTATGGCGCAGCAATTGTTGGAATATGAGGTGAAAACTGGTTCTTGGCGCAATTTGTTTAAGCAGTTGGATCAAATTGCGGCTGTGACTCCTGCGGATATTCAACGGGTGGCGAGGGAAAGTTTTACACCGGAGAATCGCACTGTTGGTAAGTTGTTGTCGAAGAAGTAGAGACGACGATTTATCGCGTCTCTACAGTTTTGTACGCGCAACGCCGCAGGAATCTCGCGCCTGAGGGCAATAGTAACATCACGAAGGAATGAAAGAAACGAACCGCGAAGACGCGAAGGACGCGAAGGAAGAGATTATGCGTAAGGTAAGGGGTAAGAGGAAGAGGGTAATGGGGAAAAGGTTGTTGTATTCGTTGATGCTTTGTTTTACCCTGTTGCTTTTGGGAATGTTTGATTTTGCAATTGCAGCGCCGGGAGCGAAGCCATATACTGAGTTGCGGTTTGCACCTTTACCTGAGGTGAAGTTGCCGAAGTACGATCGCTTTGTGCTGCAAAATGGTATGGTTGTATATTTGATCGAGGATCGCGAGCTGCCGTTGGTGAGTGGTAGTGCTTTGGTGCGTACTGGCGATCGCTTTGAACCGGCTGATAAGGTCGGTTTGGCTGACTTTACTGGTGAGGTGATGCGAACTGGAGGAACTCGCAAGCATACACCGGATCAGCTAAATCAGATGTTGGAACAACGGGCAGCTTCGGTGGAAACTAGTATTGGTGAGACTTCGGCTGGTGCTGGTTTTGAGTCGCTTACTGAAGATTTAGAAACGGTGTTTGGGCTGTTTGCCCAAGTGCTGCGAGAGCCGGTGTTTGCTGCTGATAAACTGGAGTTGGCGAAGACGCAGGAAAGAGGTAGTATTTCTCGACGCAATGACGATCCTGATGATATTGCCAGTAGGGAATTTGGTAAGTTGATTTATGGTAAGGATAGCCCTTATGCCAGAACGACGGAGTATGCAACGATAGATAAGATTTCGCGTGAGGATTTGAGTCAGTTTTATCAGCAATATTTTTACCCAAATAATATGATTTTGGGGATTGTGGGGGATTTTGACTCGAAGAAAATGCGCGAACTTGTTCAAGCTAAGTTTGGTGATTGGAAGGCTAATCCAAATTTGCCTAAACTTCAGTTACCTGCTGTGAAGCAAGCGCAAACAGGTGGGGTGTTTTTTGTCAATCAGCCACAACTGACTCAGAGTAACATTCTCATTGGGCATTTGGGCGGACAGTTCAATAGTCCCGATTATCCGGCGTTGGGTGTGTTGAATGAAGTGTTAAATGGATTTGGTGGACGCTTGTTTAATGAAGTGCGATCGCGTCAAGGTTTAGCTTATTCTGTATCCGGTTATTGGAGTCCCCGCTATGATTATCCTGGTTTATTTATTGCTGGGGGACAAACGCGATCCGATGCTACGGTACAGTTTGTCAAAGCCATGCAAACTCAAATCAAACGCATCCAAGCTGAAAAAGTCACTCCCAAAGAATTAGCTTTTGCTAAAGAGTCTACACTCAACTCGTTTGTTTTCAATTTTCAAGACCCCACACAAACATTATCACGCTTGATGCGATACGAATATTACGGCTACCCCGCTGATTTTCTGTTCCGCTATCAAAAAGCCGTAGCTGCAACTACAGCTTCGGATGTGCAACGAGTAGCGCAGAAATATCTCAAGCCAGAAAATATGGTGACACTGGTAGTGGGGAATCAAACTGCTATTAACCCTCCACTGACGCAGTTAGCAGCACAGGTGACAGCGATAGATGTAACAATTCCCGGTTCACCGCAACCACAAGCGCAGAATTAATTAATATATCTTCGTTTGTGCAAGGTAGGGGCAATTGAGCAATTGCCTCTATTTTTTTTGTCTGCAACCCCATACTAATGTACTAAAAATTTCCAAATCCTTACCAAGTATAGGATGCAGCTATAAGCAATAGCTGTTGCAGCGCGATCGCACACAAGATTGTAGATTCAACGCAGCGCGATCGCCTTGACTACACCAATAATTTACCTATAGAAATAATATTTACTGACTTGGTATTTTATTCAACTAGTAATTTTACAGTGTCTTCATAGTAAACTCTTGTTAATTTCATCAAAAGACTAAATCAATTTACGTAAAATTTACACAATAATATCGGATGCCGTTTTAGTATATTTACGTTGTAAATAATATCTGATTGCTGCGTTACCGTCTTGTGGGTGCAAAAACGGTTAAATCATTTATCGATAAATTTACCTAAAAGGGCGATTTATGGGCTTGAGAATTTTCCCAGCTCAATAATGCTGGTTGCCAAAATTGGCGATCGCTCTGCACACCTAATTACGAGTAAATTGCAGTTTCAGTAAAAAAAAATACAAAGGATAAATGTATGAAACAATACAAAAAATTTTTCAAGGGCATATTACTATTAGCTACGCCGATGGTAGCAAGTTCTATATTAGCAACCTCACCCAGTCAAGCTGCTACTCTTGCCTTTTCTAAAGGTGCATTAAACTTTACACGATTCAGTCAAAGTCCTACAGCAACTTCAACTGACGTTGACACAGAAAGCCTTGTTATTGGTATCGGTAGCGGTATGGCAACTGCATTTGCTGATGCCGAAGCAACTTTTATCGTTTCTCCACCAACAGCATCAAATTCATCTTTAAGCCTAGCTTTGGGTAAAGGTAGAGATTACTTAGCACTGGGAAACAGTCAAGCTACAGTTATAGGTAACTTCGATGTTGATGCAAATACAAATTTTTCTTTTGACTTTTTAGGTAATTTAACGCTGGCAACATCTATAGATAATCCTCCGGCAGAAAATGCTAGAGCATTTGGAGATATATTTTTCGCTTTATTCGACACTAATAATAATAGTATTTTAGACTTTTTTAGCGTTGCCGGTAATTTAACTACCGAAGGCGATGACGATTTTATTGCCGCTCAAAAAAGCGACAATGTTACCTTCATAAACCGAGGTAGCAATTTCAACTTTGGCGGCAAGCAAGAATTTATCGCCGCTTCTTTTGGAGGTTCTCTACAGCGTTATTTTCCTAACCAAACAAATCTAACTTTAATAGAAGTTAAGCGGAATCGGGCTACAGTAAAAGCACCAGAACCTTCAACTAGTCTAGCTTTAATCTTGTGTGGTGGCGTAGTTAGTGTTGTCTGGAAACGTAGACGGAAACCAACAGCCGTACTCTCGTTTGTCAGAAACAGCTGATACTTCACTCAAATCTAACTTCTTATCTTCATCGACTAGAATCTGTTGCTCTTTTTGTTTACCATAATAAACATTTAGCTGCACTTGAGTAGGAAATCTATCTGTATCAAAACGAAATGCCTTTCCTCCTCGCGCTGCTTGGTGAATGTAAAAAGTGTATGTGATTAATAACAACTAATTAACTAATACTGGCTACAGGGGAGATTGCATTTTCAGGACGAATGAGCGCTTCATACGATCGCTTGAAAGCGGTAATTCATGAATTACCGCTACTTTATAATGTGTATGCACAATTATTTTTGCGCTTGACAGGGTTAGGTTTGTATATTCCACTGAAAAAGTCAAAGACTTTTGCTAAAATTTAGTGGTTACTAGGCACGAATGAGAGTTTTTGGATTGCGGGTGCTTGCAGTTTCATTTTGACTTTGTTCTTGCAGCACCAGCTTTAAATTATAGTGAGCTGATGCCAAGTCTGGCTGCATAGAAATGGACTGGTGATAGTAGGCGATCGCCGTTTTAAAATCCCCTGCCTGTTTACACTTAAAGCCTAAATCGTTGTTCATCGCTGCGTAATGAGCTTGTTTATCTGGGGAGAGCTTACCTTGGGCATAAAGTGCATTGGCTAAGTTAACCTCAGCTTCAACGCAATCAGGCTGTAGCGAGAGTGCTTTTTGATAGTAAGCGATCGCATCTTCAACATCACCTTGTTGATGCAGCGCATAGCCAAGGTTATTGTATACGGCGATCGCCTGTGGCTGTAGAGCTAAGACTTGATTATAGGCTTCTATCGCTTTTGATAATTGACCTTGAGCTTGATATAAATTCCCCAAGCTAAATAAAGCCTTGATAGAATTGGGCTGAATTTCAAGCAGGCTTTTTAGTAGATTTTCACTTTTTTGGTACTCACCTTTTTGCCTCATCAACACCCCCAGTCCATAAAGTGCTTCCGGGTGATTTGACTGAGTTTCTAGAATCTGACGGTATCCCTGCTCGGCTTCGGTGAGTCGGTTTGCTCGATGCTTCTCAAGAGTAAGTTGCAGCGCGAAAGGAATAATCCTGACATCAAGTTGTCTATTCTGGCAATCTTTGTATTTGGCTACGATATGCTGAATGCGACGCTCTTTAGCCCCAAAAGAATACTTATATTCCTCATTTCCCTTTAAAAAGTCGTAAACTTTAAATCCATTTTGAATAGCGTATCGGATAGCGTCAGCATGGAGGATAAGTCCAGGTGGCGGATTTTTAAAAGTTTCATCGCGACCTGTAATGGAGAATAGCATGGATTTTTGATGAACATCAACAAAGTTAGCGATCGCTCCTAAAGGTGTGTCCCCTTTCCATAGAACCCGTAAATACAGACAGTTATTTTCAAAACAATGACGTAAAATAGCGCGAACGTAATTCATAATTACGTCACACTTATCCCCTTTTTTATCTCTCCATTTAGACTCCCAGAACTTGAGTAGTATCTCAATATGAGACTCCAGATTGTTTGCGTCAACGTGGGTAATATGAAACTCGTCACTTTCGATTTTCTTTAAAAAGCGTCTTATTTTTTGGCGAGTATTTGAACCTACGTCATTTTGCAGATATTGATCCCAGTCGTCTGCTAATGAAACATAAGGGGCAATATAATTATCAGTATCTTCTCCCTGATTTTGAATGCGGTGTTGACTGAACTCAAAAGTATCTCTAGAGAAATGCCTCAAGAAGAGAGACATGCGTGTATCTGTTTCTAGAATATTTTGTACATTGAAACTAGACCATGTTAACTGCTGTTGGATGTAAGCGGCAAAAGCAGGAATTACCTCTTGTTCATAACCTGGCAGGCAAATAAGTCCGGTGTAATCTGCCACGCTATTTCCTGCCATGTAGAGTTGAGTATAAAAGCCACCTCCATCCTGCTGTTCTAGTACAATTTTCAGAGGGAAAAACGCAACATAGGATGAATCGTGGGTATCTGGTTTGGCAGCTAATATGAACCACGGCTCATGCACCATCTGCAACCATCCAGATAGCCAAACCCAAGATAAGAAGAACTGAGCCTGAGAATCGACAGCGTATACAGAATCCCAATTTTCTCTTCTTTCCTTAAATGTTTCAAAATTATCAATTATATCAATCTGCATATCATTTTTGCCTATTTCAATAATCTTCTTATCGGGTGAGACTATTAACGGTTGGTTAAATCAAGTGAAATTGAAGTACTACTACTCCGAGATAAAGCAGTTTGGTTTCCAGTTTTTGCATATGCTGTGGCTGTTGCATCGGCTCGACTATAGTCAAGGCTACCCAAGTTTTGAACATTTGTCTTGGTTTGAGCATTAGTATAAGTAGTCTCACCGATAGCAACTGCACCTGCATCAGCTGTGGCATATTTAAGTCCGGTTGTTGTTGTGGTAACTGTACCAGCGTAAACATTGCCACCATACACAATGCTGCTTTCGTCAATCGATTGTAAATAACTTAAGTCAGAGATGATCAATAAGTTTCTCACACTTACCTCACGAGAAATTTTCAGCCAACTAAATTCACAGAAAAGAACTACTAGAGCAACTAGATGTTGATGTGCTGCTACTAGATTTTGCGTAACTGCTGGAACTATTACCAGATGAAACGTGTACAGAAACGCTTTGACTAACCTCACCCTCATCATCACTAGATGTTTGGACTACGCTTTTAGCCTCGGCAATCACTTTCCCATCAGGTGAGACTATGCGTTTAACCACAACTTTCTGTTGAGTCATAATCTTAACACCATCTATTGTTAATTATCAAAAAATAGCAATCACTAAAATGTGATTGCCTCAAATCATAACTAAGTAGAACGGCTGGCGAAGGAGACGGCATAATTAACATTATTTATCTGCCCAGATGCTCCACCCAATAGTTCTTTACCATCTTGACTAGTGGCTCGATATCCGTAATTTTGCCCGTTTTTATCGCTGAATTCTTCAAGCAAATATTCCCCTGTTTTTTTTGAAGATTGTTTGTAAAATCCAGGCATGTGAATCATTAACCAGTCCAATATATCAAGTTTCCGTGCTATATCTGCTGTATTTTCTGATAATCCGCCTCGAACTTGACTAATATTGGCTGTTTCACAAAAGCTGAGATCGTAAATTTTGAGTCTGCTCATATGACTCCTTAAAGTCCCTGAAAAAACACAGCCAGAAGTTATCTATATATAGTTTCTGGCTGTTTTCAAGTAGAGCTATTTCGTTGCTCTAGTGTTCAACGGTTAATCATCAGTCTGTAACAGCAACAGAGGTGCTGCTAGAAGAATATCCAGTGGTAAAAGCGAAGGTTTGGGTAAGAGTATTGTTACCATAAGCTTCAGCTTCAGCAGTAGCTATATTACCTTTGACATCAGCTTTTGCGTCAATATCTTTTTTTATTTTGACGTATTCACTAGCGTAGACGTAAGATTTTTCATTACCGAAATTGATACCACCAACAACAGCAGAACCTTCAGTAGCTTCTAAGTAGTTCAAATCTGAAATAATCATTGACTTGCTCCTGGTAATTAATAACTGTGTTTTGGGAATTGGTGCAAACAACTTGTTATTTATTATTTGCTTTTTTCGCAAGCAACTTGTTTCTCGTTGCTCATACTTATAAGATAGCTTATTAATTTAAAAAGTCAACCTATTTTTGAGATTTTTTTAAAAAATATTAGATTTTTATTTTATGATGAATAATCAAAAAAATTCATGAAAAAACTAGGCAATATTTAAATTTTTACTGCCTAAAAACAATGTATTTGTGACTTTTTTTAGAAATTTTAAAAAAATATTTTTTAGAAAAAAGATTCCAAAAAATAAATAACTTTTCTTTTTTACTATGAATTTACCTGTCTAAAAAAAAAGTATTTTTTGACATATTTTTTGATTTTGAACGCTAAAATGGGCGGATTATCCGTGAGAAAAATGTTTCAAGTTATCAGATATTTAGTGTTGGTTAATAACAAGCTTAAGCCGGCTTCAGCACTTCTGACTGTGGTTGCAAATTGCCATCCGAGTCTAACTTAGTGACAATTTCCAAAACCTGAATTTGTTGCTTTAACCACTCAGAAAACAATTCAGAAATGATTTTTTCGCGTAACTGCTCATCTAATTGGGGTTGAATGACTTCTTCCACCCAAATGAAATGCACTCCTTTTGAGGTGGTAATCGGTTTGATAATTTTTGGAGCAGAAGCAAGAAATACAGCGGCTGCAATTTCTGGACGGAAATCTTTGCGGTATCGGAGTCCCTGATATCCATAAGCACGGCGAAGTTCCGGTTCTTGGATATATTGGCGAGCGATTTCTGGAAAAGTGATTTCGTCTTCTTCGAGGGCATAAAAAAGCTCTAAAGCCAAGTCTCTATCTTCAAAGATGACCTCATAGGTAACAGCAGCCACATAATCTAGTTGGTGTTCATAAAAGAACTTTTCGACGTGAGATGAAAACAGATGATTCGCCAACTTCCTGGAAAGAACGTTGTTATAGATTAATTCTTCAAACTCATTGACAGACAGATGGTGTTTTTCTAACCATGTCCATGTATCTTTAGCTTTGACAAGCTTCTTGGCTAGGCGTAAGTTATCTCCTTCTTGCTGTAGTTCTGCTTCCGTCAGCTTAATGCTAGCTTCTTCAGTTGCTTGGACAATAATTTTTTGAGATGCGATCGCTTTTACTACATCAGGAATTTGGCAGGAAAGTTTGATGCTATGAATAATGTCTAAATCAGTAATCGTCAGAATATCGGACATGATGCAATTCCTCCATAAGTTATTCCTTATCTACAAACTAGATAAGATGGAGTTTTGATTCTTAATTCCTTATTAAAACCCGACTTAGAAATGGGGTCTAGGTCACTTAGGTAGTAACAATGGTTCTATGCAGATACAGATATAGTTGATAATTCCCGATCAATTTTTTCCGCTAGCTTGTAAGCCATTAACGGCGGATTTCGATAGTTGCTGGCAGTTTTTCTAAATCCCCATCGTCTGGCTTCAGCTTCTGAAACTCCAAACTCTGCGGCTAGGTGGTGATAAGACCAGCCATATTTTCTCATTAGGTCAATTGGATGCATATAAAAAGCTTGCTCCTGGTATTGCTATATCTACGTTTAGGGTTTCCGAATGCTGGTAGGTCGAGGGTAGACTTGATATGCGCTCCGATAAAAGTGTTGACTACATCTCTAAACCGCCTTTTTGCAGTTTCTTAAACGGATCTAAAACAAAGTCAATCACGCGTCGTTGGCGAATAATTACTTCGGCGTTTGCTGTCTGACCGGCGCTTAATTGAATGCGTTTCTCACCATTTTGGACATACTGCTTGTCTAAGGCGATTTCTAACTCAAAGTTTTCTATGGTTCCTTGGGGTGTAACGCTTGCTTTGGAGTCGGGAGAAATCCAAGTAACTTTACCTTGGCTGACGCCATATTCCTGGAAGGGATAAGCATCAAACTTGACTTTGACTAACATTCCCACCTTCAAGAAGCCGCTATCCTGAATAGGCATATTCGCTTTGAGTACGAAGCCACTATTTTTGGGTGCAATTTGGGCAATCCGCTGACCTGGTTGTATCACCGCTCCGGCTTTGGTGGTTGGCAACTCAAAAATCACTCCATCAATAGGCGATCGCACTACTCTTTGCTGCATCTGAAGCTTTAAGGATGTGATTTGGCTTCCTGCTTGAGCGATTTGAGATTGCAGTGCCCCAATTTGTGTATCTAAGTCTTTGAGTTGTTGCTGATTTCTCAGAAGCGCCAATTGACCGTTTTGCAACAAGCTTTGATAGCTATTTTGCTCCTCTTGCAGTCGGAGTTTTGCTTGCTTGATATCAGACTCCAGCTGACTGATTGTTGCCTGGTAGCGATTCTGTTCTTCTTGCAGTCGGAGTGTTGCTTGCTTAATGTCAGATTGCGCTCTTTCGTAGAGCCGTTTGCTTTCTTGTTCTTCTTTTTTGAGTTGGTCAACTTGGTTTGCAGAAACGGCACCATCATTCACTAGTTGACTAAAGCGTTGGACTTGTCTTGAATCTATATCCAAACGAGCTTGAGCCGACTTCTGGTCATTTTCAGTGGTGCTAATCTGCTGCTGTGCCTGATTGACTAATGCCTGTTTTTCTAGCTTTTGTAGGTTATAAGTACTTCGTTTAGCATCCAGGTTTTGTTTTGCCTGGTTGACTTGGGACATCTTTTCTAGGGCTTGGGATTGGTTTTGTTGCTCCTGAACCCCAAGAGTCAACTGTAATTGTTTTTTGAGTACATCCAGTTGCACCCGTTGATTTTGCAGTCCAGATAGCTTTTCCTGAGCCTGTTGCATTTCCGTTTGCAAGATATCAGACTCAAGTTCTAACAGAACCTGCCCTGCTGTTACGGTGTCACCTTCTTTGACCCTGACAGCTTTGACACTGCCACCTGCTTGAGAGTCTAATTTTTGCGTTGCACCTTTGGGTTCTATACGTCCTTTTGCGCTTCCAGTCTCATCTACTTTCGAGATGCTTGCCCAAGGTAAGGCAATGACGGCAAAGCCTACGAGTACATACAGCACACCGCGTGTCCATACCCTAGGTAAGGCATCCAGGAGTTCTTCGGTGCCGTAATATAAATCTTGGGCATCACCTTCTCTTTCTCT
Above is a genomic segment from Tolypothrix sp. NIES-4075 containing:
- a CDS encoding aminopeptidase P family protein, encoding MLIQNTSNSLVDTLRQRRQRLATLIDFPVILWSGNTNPRNFPANVFPFRASSHFLYFAGLALPNAVIRLEAGKLELFMDDPKPSSALWHGEMPMREEIAQKIGADVAKPMVELELSVEGAATIAVQDAGTWTQQSQLLDRLVLPQIQPAGIDLELAKAIVTVRLTHDEAALIELRKAAAVTVEAHKAGMRATTSAKIEAEVRAAMEAVIIAHNMTTSYNSIVTVHGEVLHNEQYHHSLQPGDLLLADVGAETEIGWAADVTRTWAVSGKFSSTQRDIYDVVLAAHDACIAKIRLGVEYEDIHLLACTVIAEGLVNLGILKGNAEDLVEMDAHALFFPHGIGHLLGLDVHDMEDLGDLAGYEEKRERSDRFGLGYLRLNRPLRPGMLVTIEPGFYQVPAILNDANLRSKYHNLLNWQRLSQFADVRGIRIEDDVLVTTEGSEILTAALPNQASAVEDLVGG
- a CDS encoding DUF4332 domain-containing protein, which translates into the protein MSAKNQVKLSNTPIGDWSIEQLPGLSQEELAQLQNCGICTTKALFQQGNTLQSKVALANKLQVHLQYVNKWVALADLARIPSVGTQYCGLLLHAGIGSVAQLAETPTHRLHQQIMRLQVATMQRRDLCPAIELVQQWCQQAKTVMSYKL
- a CDS encoding TetR/AcrR family transcriptional regulator; translated protein: MRVFNSSPPAEAQTRSRILSAALRLFASQGFDGTTTRDLAQAAGVAEGTLFRHFPNKKAILIEVATNGWVEILTDLLTELSEMGSYKAVAQVMRRRMWNMHKNVDLMRVCFMEAQFHPDLRDRIQLEVIDKMSSVAEAFFQTAMDRGIYRQTNAKLVAKVFLGMFAVAGFSNNTLMEPDASPQEMKEMAEGLADIFLNGVLVKE
- a CDS encoding M16 family metallopeptidase is translated as MKQLSNFSPIVDFRFFSGSSLRIPIRRLVVTLILPIFFCWGLLPGIVFAKPSTPPPPTSIQPYLDRVIKELTEFRLDNGMKFIVLERHQAPVVSFLTYADVGGVDEPNGKTGVAHFLEHLAFKGTTFIGTKDYKTEKPLLDRLDQLASQIKTAKAAGKQDEIAKLSAEFKNVEAQAAKLVNQNELGRIVEQSGGVGLNANTSTEATRYFYSFPSNKLELWMSLESDRFLDPVFREFYKEKDVILEERRLRVENSPIGLMMEKFSDAAYKVHPYRRPVIGYDEDIRNLTREDVRKFFDTYYVPSNLTIAIVGDVKPNQVKQLAQTYFGRFQAKSKPQTQVPVEPPQKQTREVTLELRSQPWYLEGYHRPAITHPDNAVYDIIDSLLSSGRTSRLYKSLVEQQRLALGAQGFSGYPGDKYPNLMLFYVLTAPGHNVDEVAIALRKEIDSLKTQPVSPMELDRVKTQARAGLLRSLDSNMGMAQQLLEYEVKTGSWRNLFKQLDQIAAVTPADIQRVARESFTPENRTVGKLLSKK
- a CDS encoding M16 family metallopeptidase encodes the protein MLCFTLLLLGMFDFAIAAPGAKPYTELRFAPLPEVKLPKYDRFVLQNGMVVYLIEDRELPLVSGSALVRTGDRFEPADKVGLADFTGEVMRTGGTRKHTPDQLNQMLEQRAASVETSIGETSAGAGFESLTEDLETVFGLFAQVLREPVFAADKLELAKTQERGSISRRNDDPDDIASREFGKLIYGKDSPYARTTEYATIDKISREDLSQFYQQYFYPNNMILGIVGDFDSKKMRELVQAKFGDWKANPNLPKLQLPAVKQAQTGGVFFVNQPQLTQSNILIGHLGGQFNSPDYPALGVLNEVLNGFGGRLFNEVRSRQGLAYSVSGYWSPRYDYPGLFIAGGQTRSDATVQFVKAMQTQIKRIQAEKVTPKELAFAKESTLNSFVFNFQDPTQTLSRLMRYEYYGYPADFLFRYQKAVAATTASDVQRVAQKYLKPENMVTLVVGNQTAINPPLTQLAAQVTAIDVTIPGSPQPQAQN